The Saccharothrix variisporea genome has a segment encoding these proteins:
- a CDS encoding adenylosuccinate synthase, translated as MPAVVLIGAQWGDEGKGKATDLLGERVQWVVRYQGGNNAGHTVVLPDGKKFALHLIPSGILTPGVTSVIGNGVVVDPGVLLEELDGLERQGVDTSRLLVSADAHLIMPYHVAIDKVTERYLGKAKIGTTGRGIGPCYQDKIARVGVRAQDLLDEKILRQKVEAALDFKNQVLVKVYNRKALDPEQVVDAVLEHGAKFTDRIADTRLLLNQALERGETVLLEGSQGTLLDVDHGTYPFVTSSNPTSGGASAGSGIGPTRITTVIGILKAYTTRVGSGPFPTELNDEMGEHLRKTGGEFGVTTGRSRRTGWFDAVIARYASRVNGITDYFLTKLDVLSGLEKVPVCVGYTIDGERVDEMPMTQTDVHHAVPVYEELPGWFEDISHCRTFEELPANARAYVEHLESISGARISAIGVGPGRDQTIVRHDMLA; from the coding sequence ATGCCGGCCGTAGTGCTGATCGGCGCCCAGTGGGGCGATGAGGGCAAGGGCAAGGCGACCGACCTGCTCGGCGAACGGGTCCAGTGGGTCGTCCGCTACCAGGGCGGCAACAACGCGGGTCACACCGTCGTGCTGCCCGACGGCAAGAAGTTCGCCCTGCACCTGATCCCCTCCGGCATCCTCACGCCGGGTGTGACCAGCGTCATCGGCAACGGCGTCGTGGTGGACCCCGGTGTGCTGCTGGAGGAGTTGGACGGCCTGGAGCGCCAGGGCGTCGACACCTCGCGCCTGCTGGTCTCCGCCGACGCGCACTTGATCATGCCCTACCACGTGGCCATCGATAAGGTCACCGAGCGGTACCTGGGCAAGGCCAAGATCGGCACCACCGGCCGCGGCATCGGCCCGTGCTACCAGGACAAGATCGCCCGCGTCGGCGTGCGCGCGCAGGACCTGCTGGACGAGAAGATCCTGCGGCAGAAGGTGGAAGCCGCCCTGGACTTCAAGAACCAGGTGCTGGTCAAGGTCTACAACCGCAAGGCGCTGGACCCCGAGCAGGTCGTGGACGCGGTGCTGGAGCACGGCGCGAAGTTCACCGACCGCATCGCCGACACCCGCCTGCTGCTCAACCAGGCGCTGGAGCGCGGCGAGACGGTGCTGCTGGAGGGCTCGCAGGGCACCCTGCTCGACGTCGACCACGGCACCTACCCGTTCGTCACGTCCTCCAACCCGACCTCGGGCGGCGCCAGCGCGGGCTCCGGCATCGGGCCGACGCGGATCACCACCGTGATCGGCATCCTCAAGGCCTACACCACCCGCGTGGGCTCGGGTCCGTTCCCGACCGAGCTGAACGACGAGATGGGCGAGCACCTGCGCAAGACCGGCGGCGAGTTCGGCGTCACCACCGGCCGCTCGCGGCGCACCGGCTGGTTCGACGCCGTGATCGCCCGCTACGCCTCGCGGGTCAACGGCATCACCGACTACTTCCTCACCAAGCTCGACGTGCTGTCCGGCCTGGAGAAGGTGCCGGTGTGCGTGGGCTACACCATCGACGGCGAGCGCGTCGACGAGATGCCGATGACGCAGACCGACGTGCACCACGCCGTGCCGGTGTACGAGGAGCTGCCGGGCTGGTTCGAGGACATCAGCCACTGCCGCACGTTCGAGGAGCTGCCCGCCAACGCGCGCGCCTACGTCGAGCACCTGGAGTCCATCTCCGGCGCCCGCATCTCGGCGATCGGCGTCGGCCCGGGCCGCGACCAGACCATCGTGCGCCACGACATGCTCGCCTGA
- a CDS encoding TRAP transporter permease, which produces MIRARHEGVRVSTKPQAEVADVAELIAEYDEERPSRSLSGRWELGIWVAGLLVALLVLKQVFWPFAKGGQYYLVMFLAVTLPLVFLCYRPRKGGSDDPGPLDWTLAVLAFAVGAYPLFGGFDAFLDRQGQLTDLDVVAGTILLLLVLEACRRTTGWVLPIVCVGFIAFAYYGGYLPPSWAISHAGVDFAQIINGFYNGPTGFYGTPLDVAATYIVLFTIYGAVLNASGAGTFFVDISFSAFRKSRTAPGRTAATAGFLLGTVSGSGTATTVSLGAVTWPMLKKAGYPKESAGGLLAASGIGAILSPPTLGAAAFIIAEYLETSYLQVLIWAILPTLLYYLGIALAVEIDARRFGAQPVDIDAPSPWVLLKRGGYHFLSLGVIVVFLALDIPVYSAVVYASGVAALFALIAHKGDVRTWGRTILDSLSTGVRGALPVVAVCAAAGVITSTITKTGLGQELASALVDVAGLISSNPSVVLFVTVVLAAVAVSVLGLAVPVTASFIISWVVIGPALVELGVAREETAMFIFYYAVLSEVTPPTALAAVAAAAITGGDVMKTMWRTWKYTLPAFLVPLAFVLTEDGAALLLRSSFVDVLWVFAASALGVAALAVVTGGWLVHRAQWPERLLCVPAAISLLYLQPVTIAVGIGFLVAAVAVHLLLPKMRKEHHA; this is translated from the coding sequence ATGATCCGTGCGCGACACGAAGGAGTGCGCGTGTCGACGAAGCCACAGGCTGAAGTCGCCGATGTCGCCGAGCTGATCGCCGAGTACGACGAGGAGCGGCCCTCGCGGTCGTTGTCGGGGCGGTGGGAGCTGGGCATCTGGGTTGCCGGGTTGTTGGTGGCCCTGTTGGTGCTCAAGCAGGTGTTCTGGCCGTTCGCCAAGGGCGGGCAGTACTACCTGGTGATGTTCCTCGCGGTCACGTTGCCGCTGGTGTTCCTGTGCTACCGGCCGCGCAAGGGCGGGTCCGACGACCCGGGGCCGCTGGACTGGACGTTGGCGGTGCTGGCGTTCGCGGTCGGGGCGTACCCGTTGTTCGGGGGGTTCGACGCGTTCCTCGACCGGCAGGGGCAGTTGACCGACCTGGACGTGGTCGCCGGGACGATCCTGCTGCTCCTGGTGCTGGAGGCGTGCCGGCGGACCACCGGGTGGGTGTTGCCGATCGTCTGCGTCGGGTTCATCGCGTTCGCCTACTACGGCGGGTACCTGCCGCCGTCCTGGGCGATCTCGCACGCCGGTGTGGACTTCGCGCAGATCATCAACGGCTTCTACAACGGCCCCACCGGGTTCTACGGGACGCCGTTGGACGTGGCGGCCACCTACATCGTGCTGTTCACGATCTACGGGGCGGTGCTGAACGCGTCCGGCGCGGGCACGTTCTTCGTGGACATCAGCTTCTCGGCGTTCCGGAAGTCGCGGACCGCGCCGGGGCGCACGGCGGCCACGGCGGGGTTCCTGCTGGGGACCGTGTCGGGGTCGGGTACGGCCACCACGGTGTCGTTGGGCGCGGTGACCTGGCCGATGCTCAAGAAGGCGGGTTATCCCAAGGAGAGCGCGGGCGGGTTGCTCGCGGCCTCCGGGATCGGGGCGATCCTGTCGCCGCCCACGCTCGGTGCGGCGGCGTTCATCATCGCCGAGTACCTGGAGACCTCGTACCTGCAGGTGCTGATCTGGGCGATCCTGCCGACGCTGCTGTACTACCTGGGCATCGCCCTGGCCGTGGAGATCGACGCGCGGCGGTTCGGGGCCCAGCCCGTGGACATCGACGCGCCCAGTCCGTGGGTGCTGCTCAAGCGCGGCGGGTACCACTTCCTGTCGCTCGGTGTGATCGTCGTCTTCCTGGCGCTGGACATCCCGGTCTACTCGGCTGTGGTGTACGCGTCCGGGGTCGCGGCTTTGTTCGCGTTGATCGCGCACAAGGGGGATGTCCGTACCTGGGGGCGGACCATCCTCGACTCGCTGTCCACCGGGGTGCGCGGCGCGCTGCCCGTGGTCGCGGTGTGCGCGGCGGCCGGCGTGATCACCTCGACCATCACCAAGACCGGGCTGGGGCAGGAACTGGCCTCCGCGCTGGTCGACGTGGCCGGGTTGATCTCGTCCAACCCGTCGGTCGTGCTGTTCGTGACCGTGGTCCTCGCGGCCGTCGCGGTGAGCGTGCTCGGGCTCGCCGTGCCGGTGACCGCGTCCTTCATCATCTCGTGGGTCGTGATCGGGCCCGCGCTGGTGGAGCTGGGCGTGGCCCGCGAGGAAACCGCGATGTTCATCTTCTACTACGCGGTGCTGTCCGAGGTCACGCCGCCGACGGCGCTGGCCGCGGTGGCCGCCGCCGCCATCACCGGCGGCGACGTGATGAAGACGATGTGGCGGACGTGGAAGTACACGTTGCCCGCGTTCCTCGTGCCGCTCGCGTTCGTGCTCACGGAGGACGGCGCGGCCCTGCTGCTGCGCTCGTCGTTCGTGGACGTGCTGTGGGTCTTCGCCGCCTCTGCGCTGGGGGTCGCGGCACTCGCCGTGGTCACCGGCGGGTGGCTGGTCCACCGCGCCCAGTGGCCCGAGCGGCTGCTGTGCGTTCCCGCCGCCATCTCCCTGCTCTACCTGCAACCGGTCACGATCGCCGTCGGCATCGGGTTCCTCGTCGCCGCGGTGGCCGTGCACCTGCTCCTGCCGAAGATGCGAAAGGAACACCATGCGTAG
- a CDS encoding Na+/H+ antiporter — MHGPELLLLLVGALLVTAGAKRLGWPAPLVLVAVGLLVSFIPGLPEFALEPELVLVLVLPPLLYSAALDSSYHNIRANLRPIGLLAVGLVIATTVGVGWVAHLVLPELSLPAALVLGAVVAPPDAVAAVAIGRRLNLPRRTMTLLTGESLINDATALTVYKVAVAATLGVTATWVDGLRTFVIGAGGGVVIGLAIGMGVRWIRSRLDDGVMESSLGMLVPFGAYLFAEELGSSGVLAVVVAGLYIGHYAPRSSYYTRLQDTAVWRSVDVLLESFVFALIGLQLKTTVGDVDVTSALIVAAAVILAATILVRFVWMYPAAYIPRWLSPRIRSREKPPGWRGITVLSWAGMRGVVSLAAASALPLDLPGRDVIVFCAFVVTVGTLLVQGLTLPWVIRKLGFHGDEERADALAEAQVQHAAAQAAVDRLDELIGEGDQTPDHIVERLRVMAEHRGNAAWERLGRQEEESPAASYRRLRRTMLEAEREVFIEARDQGRIDDEVLFRVLRELDLEEAAISRE, encoded by the coding sequence ATGCACGGACCGGAACTCCTGCTCCTCCTCGTCGGCGCGCTGCTGGTCACGGCCGGGGCCAAGCGGCTCGGGTGGCCCGCTCCGCTGGTGCTGGTCGCCGTCGGGCTGCTGGTGTCCTTCATCCCGGGGTTGCCGGAGTTCGCGCTGGAACCCGAGCTGGTGCTCGTACTGGTCCTGCCGCCGCTGCTGTACTCGGCGGCGCTGGACAGCTCGTACCACAACATCCGGGCCAACCTGCGGCCGATCGGGCTGCTCGCCGTGGGGCTGGTGATCGCGACGACGGTCGGCGTGGGCTGGGTCGCGCACCTGGTGCTGCCCGAGTTGTCGCTCCCGGCCGCGCTGGTGCTGGGGGCGGTCGTGGCGCCGCCGGACGCCGTGGCGGCCGTGGCCATCGGGCGGCGGCTGAACCTGCCGCGGCGGACGATGACGCTGCTCACCGGGGAGAGCCTGATCAACGACGCGACCGCGCTGACCGTCTACAAGGTCGCGGTGGCGGCCACGCTCGGGGTGACGGCCACCTGGGTGGACGGGCTGCGCACCTTCGTGATCGGCGCGGGTGGCGGTGTGGTGATCGGGTTGGCCATCGGGATGGGGGTCCGGTGGATCAGGTCCCGGTTGGACGACGGCGTGATGGAGAGTTCGCTCGGCATGTTGGTGCCGTTCGGGGCGTACCTGTTCGCCGAAGAGCTCGGCTCGTCGGGCGTGCTCGCCGTGGTCGTCGCGGGTCTCTACATCGGGCACTACGCGCCGCGCAGCTCGTACTACACGCGCTTGCAGGACACGGCGGTGTGGCGGTCCGTGGACGTCCTGCTCGAATCGTTCGTCTTCGCGCTGATCGGGCTCCAGCTCAAGACCACCGTGGGGGACGTCGACGTCACCTCGGCGCTCATCGTGGCCGCCGCCGTGATCCTCGCGGCCACGATCCTGGTCCGCTTCGTGTGGATGTACCCGGCGGCGTACATCCCGCGCTGGCTGTCCCCGCGCATCCGCTCGCGGGAGAAACCGCCGGGCTGGCGTGGCATCACCGTGCTGTCCTGGGCGGGTATGCGGGGTGTGGTGTCGCTGGCCGCCGCGTCCGCCCTGCCGCTGGACCTGCCGGGTCGGGACGTGATCGTGTTCTGCGCGTTCGTCGTCACGGTCGGGACGCTGCTGGTCCAAGGCCTCACCCTGCCGTGGGTCATCCGGAAGTTGGGGTTCCACGGCGACGAGGAGCGCGCGGACGCCCTGGCCGAGGCGCAGGTGCAGCACGCCGCCGCCCAGGCCGCCGTGGACCGCCTGGACGAACTGATCGGCGAGGGCGACCAGACCCCCGACCACATCGTCGAACGCCTGCGCGTGATGGCCGAGCACCGCGGCAACGCGGCCTGGGAGCGCCTGGGCCGCCAGGAGGAGGAGAGCCCGGCCGCGTCCTACCGGCGGCTGCGCCGGACCATGCTGGAGGCGGAGCGGGAGGTCTTCATCGAGGCCCGGGACCAAGGGCGGATCGACGACGAGGTCCTGTTCCGCGTGCTGCGCGAGTTGGACCTGGAGGAAGCGGCCATATCCCGTGAGTAG
- a CDS encoding HNH endonuclease family protein, which produces MSTVNKAARFPIPLLLAGALTLGLTAPAQATPPDIPSAATANSELAALTVASEGSLSGYSRDLFPHWITISGTCITRETVLKRDGTSVVTDSSCAAVSGRWYSPYDGATWTAASDVDIDHIVPLAEAWRSGASSWSTSRRQSFANDLNGPQLIAVTDNVNQAKGDQDPALWKPPLTSYWCTYAKMWVHTKYRWSLKVNSAEKTALQSMLGRC; this is translated from the coding sequence ATGTCAACGGTCAACAAAGCCGCGCGATTCCCGATCCCCCTGCTCCTGGCTGGTGCACTCACCCTGGGCCTGACCGCCCCCGCCCAGGCCACCCCGCCCGACATCCCCAGCGCCGCCACCGCGAACTCCGAACTGGCGGCGCTCACCGTCGCGTCCGAGGGCTCCCTGTCCGGCTACTCGCGCGACCTTTTCCCGCACTGGATCACCATCTCCGGCACCTGCATCACCCGCGAGACGGTCCTCAAGCGCGACGGCACGTCCGTGGTGACGGACTCGTCCTGTGCCGCCGTGTCGGGCCGCTGGTACAGCCCCTACGACGGCGCCACCTGGACCGCCGCGTCCGACGTGGACATCGACCACATCGTGCCGCTGGCGGAGGCGTGGCGGTCGGGCGCGTCGTCGTGGAGCACGTCCCGGCGGCAGTCGTTCGCCAACGACCTGAACGGCCCGCAGCTGATCGCCGTGACCGACAACGTCAACCAGGCCAAGGGCGATCAGGACCCGGCGCTGTGGAAGCCGCCGCTGACGTCGTACTGGTGCACGTACGCGAAGATGTGGGTACACACCAAGTACCGGTGGAGCCTCAAGGTGAACTCCGCCGAGAAGACGGCGTTGCAGTCGATGCTCGGAAGGTGCTGA
- a CDS encoding LLM class flavin-dependent oxidoreductase, producing the protein MSVVLHWFLPTSGDGRTVVERFHANKTQGGPAPRDAEIDYLEQVAVAAERNGFEGVLTPTGTWCEDAWLTTAALIARTRRLKFLVAFRPGLISPTLAAQMAATYQRISGGRLLLNVVTGGDAVEQQRFGDWLDHDQRYARTDEFLHVVRAVWSGTPVDFSGEHYQVAGATVLAAPSPVPPIYFGGSSEAALPVAARRADVYLTWGEPPAQVAEKIGRVRELAGDRPIRFGIRLHTISRDTSAEAWREAEKLWAALDPGQVARAQAQLRESQSVGQQRMLALHGGDLAKGVRGLEVHPGLWAGIGLVRGGAGTALVGSHAEVADLVEEYHSVGVDEFVLSGYPHLEEAYWFGEGVRPELARRGLLGGAEQTAPVLTSA; encoded by the coding sequence GTGTCGGTGGTCCTGCACTGGTTCCTGCCCACGTCCGGTGACGGCCGGACCGTCGTGGAACGCTTCCACGCCAACAAGACCCAGGGCGGACCCGCCCCGCGGGACGCGGAGATCGACTACCTGGAGCAGGTCGCGGTGGCGGCCGAGCGCAACGGGTTCGAGGGCGTGCTCACGCCGACCGGCACGTGGTGCGAGGACGCCTGGCTCACCACGGCCGCGCTGATCGCCCGCACCCGGCGGTTGAAGTTCCTGGTGGCGTTCCGGCCGGGCCTGATCTCGCCGACCCTGGCCGCCCAGATGGCGGCCACCTACCAGCGGATCTCCGGCGGCCGGCTGCTGCTCAACGTCGTCACCGGCGGGGACGCGGTGGAGCAGCAGCGCTTCGGCGACTGGCTCGACCACGACCAGCGGTACGCGCGGACCGACGAGTTCCTGCACGTCGTGCGGGCAGTGTGGTCCGGGACCCCCGTCGACTTCTCCGGCGAGCACTACCAGGTGGCCGGTGCGACGGTGCTGGCCGCACCTTCCCCCGTGCCGCCGATCTACTTCGGCGGCTCGTCGGAGGCGGCGCTGCCGGTCGCGGCGCGGCGGGCGGACGTGTACCTGACGTGGGGCGAACCGCCCGCGCAGGTCGCCGAGAAGATCGGGCGGGTGCGGGAGTTGGCGGGCGACCGGCCGATCAGGTTCGGGATCCGGCTGCACACGATCTCGCGCGACACGTCGGCGGAGGCGTGGCGCGAGGCGGAGAAGCTGTGGGCGGCGCTGGACCCCGGGCAGGTGGCGCGGGCGCAGGCGCAGTTGCGGGAGAGCCAGTCGGTGGGGCAGCAGCGGATGCTCGCCCTGCACGGCGGTGACCTGGCGAAGGGGGTGCGCGGGCTGGAGGTGCACCCCGGGTTGTGGGCCGGGATCGGGCTGGTGCGCGGCGGGGCGGGGACGGCGCTCGTGGGCAGCCACGCCGAGGTGGCGGACCTGGTCGAGGAGTACCACTCGGTGGGGGTGGACGAGTTCGTGCTGTCCGGTTACCCGCACCTGGAGGAGGCCTACTGGTTCGGTGAGGGGGTGCGGCCGGAACTGGCGCGGCGCGGCCTGCTCGGTGGTGCCGAGCAGACCGCGCCGGTGCTCACGTCCGCCTGA
- a CDS encoding glycerophosphodiester phosphodiesterase, with protein sequence MVRTRIVGVALAALAVAGAVTVSSASAQDDPTSAHKAKGPIVIGHRGASGYRPEHTLASYELAARMGADYIEPDLVSTKDGQLVARHENEIGGTTDVSTRPEFAGRKTTKVVDGTSLTGWFTEDFTLAELKTLRAKERIPEIRPRNTLYDGRYEVPTLQEVIDLSRRLSRELGRDIGIYPETKHPTYFQDIKLALEPKLVEVLTRNGLNRPNAKVFVQSFEVANLKELRKQLRVPLVQLVDASGAPYDFVKAGDKRTYRDLVTPDGLREIRTYANGVGVNKGLIIPRNAAGYLQAPTSLVRDAHTRGLIVHSWTFRNENSFLPADFRTSTDPAAYGRAFEEYAKFYATGLDGVFADNPDTALEARASR encoded by the coding sequence ATGGTGCGGACGAGGATCGTCGGGGTGGCGCTCGCGGCGCTCGCGGTGGCCGGGGCGGTGACCGTGTCGTCGGCGTCGGCGCAGGACGACCCCACGAGCGCCCACAAGGCCAAGGGACCGATCGTGATCGGCCACCGCGGCGCGTCGGGCTACCGCCCGGAACACACGCTGGCGTCCTACGAGCTGGCCGCCCGCATGGGCGCGGACTACATCGAGCCGGACCTGGTGTCCACGAAGGACGGTCAGCTGGTCGCCCGGCACGAGAACGAGATCGGCGGCACGACCGACGTCTCCACCCGGCCGGAGTTCGCGGGCCGCAAGACCACCAAGGTCGTGGACGGCACGTCGCTGACCGGCTGGTTCACCGAGGACTTCACGCTCGCCGAGCTGAAGACGTTGCGCGCCAAGGAGCGCATCCCGGAGATCCGCCCGCGCAACACCCTCTACGACGGCCGCTACGAGGTGCCGACCCTCCAGGAGGTCATCGACCTCTCCCGCCGGCTGTCCCGCGAACTCGGCCGCGACATCGGCATCTACCCGGAGACCAAGCACCCCACGTACTTCCAGGACATCAAGCTCGCCCTGGAGCCCAAGCTGGTCGAGGTGCTCACCCGCAACGGCCTGAACCGGCCGAACGCCAAGGTGTTCGTGCAGTCCTTCGAGGTGGCCAACCTCAAGGAGCTGCGCAAGCAGCTGCGCGTCCCGCTGGTGCAGCTGGTGGACGCCTCCGGCGCGCCGTACGACTTCGTCAAGGCCGGTGACAAGCGCACCTACCGCGACCTGGTCACGCCCGACGGCCTGCGCGAGATCCGCACCTACGCCAACGGCGTCGGCGTGAACAAGGGCCTGATCATCCCGCGCAACGCCGCCGGCTACCTCCAGGCCCCGACGAGCCTGGTCCGCGACGCCCACACCCGCGGCCTGATCGTGCACTCGTGGACGTTCCGCAACGAGAACTCGTTCCTGCCGGCCGACTTCCGCACCTCGACCGACCCGGCCGCCTACGGCCGCGCCTTCGAGGAGTACGCGAAGTTCTACGCGACCGGCCTGGACGGCGTGTTCGCCGACAACCCGGACACCGCCCTGGAAGCCCGCGCCTCCCGCTGA
- a CDS encoding FUSC family protein, protein MRAELVRRLKRWQGTALPIAQAALAAGLSWLVATSVVGHAHPFFAPIAAVVCLGVSLGQRLRRVVELVVGVSVGVGVGDVLISVIGSGPWQIALVVALAMSTAVLLDGGAVIALQSGSSAVLVATLLPPSAGGGLDRMVDALVGGLVGLAVTALLPANPLTVAHRQSKAVFGELATALRGVADAVADGDAVQAAGVLARLRGSQDAVDDFRTALQTGGEIATIAPIRWRSRGDLARYEAVAAPVDYALRNTRVLARRALAALRDNEKMPAVLPDVLRQYASAVEVLRAELVRGEEPRRARAAVRDAAAVATPRQLGGEGFSTKVVLAQVRSVAVDLLQATGLTRAEAVESLPPLSRKTEG, encoded by the coding sequence GTGCGGGCTGAGCTCGTCCGGCGACTGAAGCGGTGGCAGGGCACCGCCTTGCCGATCGCGCAGGCCGCCCTCGCCGCCGGGCTGTCGTGGCTCGTCGCGACCTCCGTCGTCGGGCACGCGCACCCCTTCTTCGCGCCCATCGCCGCCGTGGTGTGCCTGGGTGTGTCGCTCGGGCAGCGGCTGCGGCGGGTCGTGGAGCTGGTCGTCGGCGTGTCCGTCGGGGTCGGGGTCGGTGACGTCCTGATCTCCGTGATCGGCTCCGGGCCGTGGCAGATCGCGCTGGTCGTGGCCCTGGCCATGTCGACCGCCGTGCTGCTCGACGGTGGCGCGGTGATCGCCCTGCAGTCCGGTTCCTCGGCGGTCCTGGTGGCCACGCTGCTGCCGCCCAGCGCCGGCGGTGGCCTGGACCGGATGGTGGACGCCCTGGTCGGCGGGCTGGTCGGGTTGGCGGTGACGGCGTTGCTGCCGGCCAACCCGCTGACCGTCGCCCACCGGCAGTCGAAGGCCGTGTTCGGCGAACTGGCGACCGCCCTGCGCGGGGTCGCGGACGCCGTGGCGGACGGGGACGCCGTGCAGGCCGCCGGGGTGCTGGCCCGGTTGCGCGGCAGCCAGGACGCGGTGGACGACTTCCGGACCGCCCTCCAGACCGGCGGCGAGATCGCCACCATCGCCCCCATCCGCTGGCGCAGCCGGGGCGACCTGGCCCGCTACGAAGCCGTGGCCGCGCCGGTGGACTACGCGTTGCGCAACACCAGGGTCCTGGCACGCAGAGCGCTGGCCGCCTTGCGGGACAACGAGAAGATGCCCGCCGTGCTGCCCGACGTCCTGCGCCAGTACGCCTCCGCCGTGGAGGTCCTGAGGGCCGAGCTGGTGCGCGGCGAGGAACCCCGGCGGGCACGGGCGGCGGTGCGCGACGCGGCGGCCGTGGCGACGCCTCGGCAGCTGGGCGGGGAGGGGTTCTCCACCAAGGTGGTGCTGGCCCAGGTCCGGTCGGTGGCCGTGGACCTGTTGCAGGCCACCGGGTTGACCCGGGCGGAGGCGGTGGAGTCCCTGCCCCCGTTGAGCCGCAAGACCGAAGGCTGA
- a CDS encoding UBP-type zinc finger domain-containing protein, producing MTCPHLATLPDTVSPDTTEGCADCLAAGEHNWAHLRLCLSCGHVACCDSSPRRHATAHFHESSHPVMKSFEPGEDWRWCYEDGRVV from the coding sequence ATGACCTGTCCTCACCTCGCCACCCTGCCCGACACGGTCTCCCCGGACACCACCGAGGGCTGCGCGGACTGCCTAGCGGCGGGCGAACACAACTGGGCACACCTGCGCCTGTGCCTGAGCTGCGGCCACGTGGCGTGCTGCGACTCCAGCCCCCGCCGACACGCGACGGCCCACTTCCACGAGTCGAGCCACCCGGTGATGAAGTCCTTCGAGCCCGGGGAAGACTGGCGCTGGTGCTATGAGGACGGCCGAGTGGTCTAG
- the fbaA gene encoding class II fructose-bisphosphate aldolase, translated as MPIATPEVYVEMLDRAKANEFAYPAINVTSSETLNAALRGFAEAESDGIIQISTGGAEFASGTKVKDMVTGAVALAEFAHVVAEKYPVNIALHTDHCPKDKLDGYVRPLVAISQERVDRGLNPLFQSHMWDGSAVPLDENLKIAAELLDLTAKAKIILEIEVGVVGGEEDGVVAEINEKLYTTPEDYLKTVDALGAGEKGRYLVAATFGNVHGVYKPGNVKLRPEILKQGQEVVAEKLGLPAGSKPFDLVFHGGSGSLLEEIHEAVSYGVIKMNIDTDTQYAFTRPIVGHMFTNYDGVLKIDGEVGNKKAYDPRSYLKAAEQGMAARIAQACEHLKSSGRMIAG; from the coding sequence ATGCCCATCGCAACCCCCGAGGTCTACGTCGAGATGCTTGATCGGGCGAAGGCGAACGAGTTCGCCTACCCCGCGATCAACGTCACCTCGTCCGAGACGCTCAACGCGGCGCTGCGCGGCTTCGCGGAGGCCGAGAGCGACGGGATCATCCAGATCTCGACCGGCGGCGCCGAGTTCGCCTCGGGCACCAAGGTGAAGGACATGGTCACCGGCGCGGTGGCGCTCGCGGAGTTCGCGCACGTCGTCGCCGAGAAGTACCCGGTGAACATCGCGCTGCACACCGACCACTGCCCCAAGGACAAGCTGGACGGCTACGTCCGCCCGCTGGTGGCCATCAGCCAGGAGCGCGTCGACCGCGGCCTGAACCCGCTGTTCCAGTCCCACATGTGGGACGGCTCGGCGGTGCCGCTGGACGAGAACCTCAAGATCGCGGCGGAGCTGCTCGACCTCACCGCCAAGGCGAAGATCATCCTCGAGATCGAGGTGGGCGTCGTCGGCGGCGAGGAGGACGGCGTCGTCGCCGAGATCAACGAGAAGCTCTACACCACCCCCGAGGACTACCTGAAGACGGTGGACGCCCTCGGCGCCGGCGAGAAGGGCCGCTACCTGGTGGCGGCGACGTTCGGCAACGTGCACGGCGTGTACAAGCCGGGCAACGTGAAGCTGCGCCCGGAGATCCTCAAGCAGGGCCAGGAGGTCGTGGCCGAGAAGCTGGGCCTGCCGGCCGGCTCGAAGCCGTTCGACCTGGTCTTCCACGGCGGCTCGGGCTCGCTGCTGGAGGAGATCCACGAGGCGGTGTCCTACGGCGTCATCAAGATGAACATCGACACGGACACGCAGTACGCGTTCACCCGTCCGATCGTGGGCCACATGTTCACGAACTACGACGGCGTGCTGAAGATCGACGGCGAGGTCGGCAACAAGAAGGCCTACGACCCGCGGTCCTACCTGAAGGCCGCCGAGCAGGGCATGGCCGCCCGCATCGCGCAGGCGTGCGAGCACCTGAAGTCCTCCGGCCGCATGATCGCCGGCTGA
- a CDS encoding DUF3151 domain-containing protein: MENLLGPDPTLLPDRPEAQAAAEAGTDPAKIVRAYPDFSEAWALLAERALQTGDPIAGYAFARTGYHRGLDQLRRAGWKGFGPVPWSHRANQGFLRALAALARAADEIGETEEYERCKKFLADSDPAAPAALGLS; encoded by the coding sequence ATGGAGAACCTGCTCGGTCCTGACCCGACGCTGCTGCCCGACCGGCCCGAGGCGCAGGCCGCCGCCGAGGCGGGCACCGACCCGGCCAAGATCGTCCGCGCCTACCCCGACTTCAGCGAGGCGTGGGCCCTGCTCGCCGAACGGGCGCTGCAGACCGGCGACCCGATCGCCGGCTACGCCTTCGCCCGCACCGGCTACCACCGCGGCCTGGACCAACTGCGCCGCGCCGGCTGGAAGGGCTTCGGCCCGGTGCCGTGGTCGCACCGCGCCAACCAGGGCTTCCTGCGGGCGCTGGCGGCGCTGGCGCGGGCGGCCGACGAGATCGGCGAGACCGAGGAGTACGAGCGCTGCAAGAAGTTCCTCGCCGACAGCGATCCCGCGGCCCCGGCCGCCCTCGGCCTGTCCTGA